From Astyanax mexicanus isolate ESR-SI-001 chromosome 16, AstMex3_surface, whole genome shotgun sequence, one genomic window encodes:
- the babam1 gene encoding BRISC and BRCA1-A complex member 1 isoform X1, which translates to MHFEWLSTMETSDPGPADGEERPRTRSNPEGAEDRRSSSGSLSSTPPPQPAVGSRVEGEGEASSTDGAPSSTSTITTTVPAPAAASVATTTASVTAPVSAAKDRPKATQPTVPPQIPPPAELQIRAPRVNCPEKVIICLDLSEEMSLQKLESFNGSKTNALNISQKMIEMFVRTKHKIDKRHEFALVVVNDDALWLSGFTSDPRELCSCLYDLETNVCESFNLEDLLNVILQKIELPLMDNVQTIPPPFVVRTLLIYSRHAGQLQFNPSDAVSKMLRSPYFFFDVIYLHNGTDEQVDDNSWRDIYASFSNLDSKGMCYRFEVSLCSPAIELYNCMAKLLCHPLQRPFQSHASYSLLEGDDAQEIEATV; encoded by the exons ATGCATTTTGAG TGGCTGAGTACTATGGAGACTTCAGATCCAGGCCCAGCTGATGGAGAGGAGCGACCCAGGACCAGGTCAAACCCAGAAGGAGCAGAGGACCGACGCAGCAGTAGCGGCAGCTTATCCAGCACTCCACCACCCCAGCCTGCTGTGGGCAGTCGAGTAGAGGGTGAGGGAGAAGCCTCTAGTACAGACGGTGCTCCAAGTTCCACGTCTACCATCACCACGACTGTCCCTGCCCCTGCTGCTGCCTCTGTGGCCACGACTACAGCCAGCGTGACCGCTCCGGTTTCTGCTGCCAAAGACAGGCCCAAAGCCACCCAGCCCACTGTGCCACCCCAGATCCCCCCACCTGCTGAGCTGCAGATACGAGCACCTAGAGTCAACTGCCCTGAAAAAGTC ATCATCTGTTTGGATCTATCAGAAGAGATGTCACTGCAGAAGCTGGAATCCTTCAATGG ATCCAAGACCAATGCCCTCAATATCTCCCAGAAGATGATTGAGATGTTTGTGAGAACGAAGCATAAAATAGATAAAAGGCATGAGTTTGCCTTGGTGGTGGTCAATGATGATGCTTTATGG TTGTCAGGTTTCACATCTGACCCACGGGAGCTATGCAGCTGTTTGTATGACCTAGAAACAAATGTCTGTGAATCCTTCA ACTTGGAAGATCTTCTCAATgtaat ACTTCAGAAGATTGAGCTTCCACTGATGGACAATGTTCAGACGATTCCACCTCCTTTTGTGGTTCGCACTCTTCTCATCTACAGCCGTCATGCAGGCCAGCTACAGTTCAACCCGTCAGATGCCGTCAGC aAAATGTTGCGCTCTCCTTATTTTTTCTTTGATGTCATTTACCTCCATAATGGAACAGATGAGCAAGTGGATGACAACAGCTGGAGG GATATATATGCATCATTCTCTAATTTGGACTCTAAAGGGATGTGTTACCGCTTCGAAGTGTCGCTGTGCAGCCCTGCTATCGAGCTTTACAACTGCATGGCTAAACTTCTGTGCCATCCACTGCAGAGACCCTTCCAAAGTCATGCCTCCTACAGCCTGCTAGAGGGCGATGATGCACAAGAGATCGAGGCAACGGTTTAG
- the ushbp1 gene encoding colorectal mutant cancer protein isoform X2, whose translation MTEKADSLASADSELAQCEAEVGTLLRIIAELNTKMGALQIPRDPKDCEKQEQVCKASPPAPPAAPSPPQLSPMVHTGGTPSVESMSVIEQAQQCKGGSGEPWTELQQVMSSLESSASRGRTLVIPQIHQDGKTQAEHITAARESWVQATQVLEEMERELGISYPSELPPEERQAYQKDVLLLDKLNRDLSASLKSRQEELKSAEGAILEMEDEKKRLREKLEELKRKWLIGSSSSPPRSPSLSSSRTPSPCWSSPVFPGSPLLSRRMSVSPPTSPSLLTCAQPTSTVMETETDRLQRCLERLKARNERLTAALDRRKSEQEQVSMALSRHEADCSALNMALAYCEECEEAYSELLSLYEARKQQTAALAASSPEKPECLITAEEESPSSPVETAESDQTSVSAEQFEDKTGVVRQRIARLKQDRAAVCIPEQMRTGEGKLSPDTGTLAGGRHNSSASSNNPKGEKAALLYELVTVREEMSELRGLIRLKEKERRSLEFSLMAHRCQDSAGAAIAESLREELEDRRADQQRMDEIRGKLASGGGIPGPRNHAIMRDVRAALLREQTMKRRVASLRESLDSTLLDCTTQRRVHKEEVARLTLCHNKAMSVYRNTRKKQHEQLWRLERQITAMTERHAAQLAELKGTLEALEWKKEETVL comes from the exons ATGACAGAG AAAGCTGACAGTCTGGCATCTGCTGACTCTGAGCTGGCCCAGTGCGAGGCAGAGGTGGGGACGTTGCTCAGGATTATAGCTGAGCTCAATACGAAGATGGGTGCCTTGCAAATACCTCG AGATCCAAAAGACTGTGAAAAACAGGAGCAGGTCTGCAAAGCCAGTCCACCGGCACCACCAGCAGCACCATCACCACCACAGCTCAGCCCCATGGTGCACACTGGTGGCACACCATCTGTGGAGTCCATGTCAGTGATAGAGCAAGCCCAGCAATGTAAAG GTGGCAGTGGAGAGCCATGGACAGAGCTCCAGCAAGTTATGTCCAGTCTGGAGTCTTCAGCCAGCAGGGGGAGAACACTGGTCATTCCCCAGATTCACCAGGATGGAAAAACCCAGGCAGAGCATATTACTGCAGCCCGTGAGAGCTGGGTTCAGGCCACACAA GTGTTGGAGGAAATGGAGAGGGAGCTAGGAATCTCATATCCATCTGAATTACCTCCTGAGGAGCGTCAAGCCTATCAAAAAGATGTTCTCTTACTGGATAAGCTCAACCGAGACCTTAGTGCAAGCCTGAAGAGTCGTCAAGAGGAGCTGAAGAGTGCAGAGGGAGCCATTTTGGAGATGGAGGACGAGAAGAAACGGCTTCGAGAAAAG CTGGAAGAGCTGAAAAGGAAATGGCTGATTGGGTCCAGTTCCTCTCCGCCCAGAAGTCCATCTTTGTCCTCTAGTAGGACCCCGAGTCCCTGCTGGTCCTCTCCTGTGTTTCCTGGGTCTCCTCTGCTGTCTCGCAGGATGTCTGTCTCACCTCCCACTTCCCCCTCCCTGCTAACCTGTGCTCAACCCACCAGCACTGTGATGGAGACAGAAACTGATCGGCTCCAGAG GTGTCTGGAGAGGCTGAAAGCGAGGAACGAGCGGCTGACTGCGGCTCTTGACAGACGGAAGAGTGAACAGGAACAAGTCAGCATGGCTCTCAGCCGCCACGAGGCAGACTGCTCTGCTCTGAACATGGCCCTGGCTTACTG tgaagagtgtgaagaggcCTACAGTGAGCTATTGTCCCTGTATGAAGCCAGGAAACAACAGACTGCTGCGTTGGCAG CTTCTTCCCCAGAAAAGCCTGAGTGTTTGATTACTGCTGAAGAAGAGTCGCCCAGTTCACCAGTGGAAACTGCAGAGTCTGACCAGACCAG TGTTTCTGCAGAGCAGTTTGAAGATAAAACTGGCGTGGTTCGGCAGAGGATTGCGAGGCTGAAGCAGGACAGGGCAGCAGTGTGTATCCCAGAGCAGATGAGGACAGGAGAAGGGAAGCTAAGCCCTGACACAGGCACACTGGCTGGGGGCAGGCACAACAGCAGTGCCTCCTCAAATAACCCCAAAggagagaaagctgcgctgctgTATGAGCTCGTCACTGTCAGG GAGGAGATGTCAGAGCTGCGGGGGCTCATCAGACTGAAGGAGAAGGAGAGACGCAGTCTGGAGTTCTCTTTGATGGCCCATAGGTGTCAGGACTCTGCAGGGGCAGCGATTGCAGAAAGCCTGCGGGAGGAGCTGGAGGACAGGAGAGCAGACCAGCAG agGATGGACGAGATTCGAGGTAAGCTGGCAAGCGGAGGGGGAATTCCTGGGCCACGGAATCACGCCATCATGAGAGATGTccgagcagcactgctgag GGAGCAGACAATGAAGAGAAGAGTGGCGTCTTTACGAGAATCTCTGGACTCCACCCTCTTAGACTGCACCACCCAGAGGAGAGTTCATAAGGAGGAAGTGGCCCGCCTAACTCTCTGTCACAA TAAAGCCATGAGTGTGTACAGGAACACACGCAAGAAGCAACACGAGCAGTTGTGGAGGCTAGAGCGACAAATTACGGCCATGACAGAGCGTCACGCTGCCCAACTGGCTGAACTAAAAGGCACACTGGAGGCACTGGAGTGGAAGAAGGAGGAAACTGTGCTCTGA
- the babam1 gene encoding BRISC and BRCA1-A complex member 1 isoform X2, translating to METSDPGPADGEERPRTRSNPEGAEDRRSSSGSLSSTPPPQPAVGSRVEGEGEASSTDGAPSSTSTITTTVPAPAAASVATTTASVTAPVSAAKDRPKATQPTVPPQIPPPAELQIRAPRVNCPEKVIICLDLSEEMSLQKLESFNGSKTNALNISQKMIEMFVRTKHKIDKRHEFALVVVNDDALWLSGFTSDPRELCSCLYDLETNVCESFNLEDLLNVILQKIELPLMDNVQTIPPPFVVRTLLIYSRHAGQLQFNPSDAVSKMLRSPYFFFDVIYLHNGTDEQVDDNSWRDIYASFSNLDSKGMCYRFEVSLCSPAIELYNCMAKLLCHPLQRPFQSHASYSLLEGDDAQEIEATV from the exons ATGGAGACTTCAGATCCAGGCCCAGCTGATGGAGAGGAGCGACCCAGGACCAGGTCAAACCCAGAAGGAGCAGAGGACCGACGCAGCAGTAGCGGCAGCTTATCCAGCACTCCACCACCCCAGCCTGCTGTGGGCAGTCGAGTAGAGGGTGAGGGAGAAGCCTCTAGTACAGACGGTGCTCCAAGTTCCACGTCTACCATCACCACGACTGTCCCTGCCCCTGCTGCTGCCTCTGTGGCCACGACTACAGCCAGCGTGACCGCTCCGGTTTCTGCTGCCAAAGACAGGCCCAAAGCCACCCAGCCCACTGTGCCACCCCAGATCCCCCCACCTGCTGAGCTGCAGATACGAGCACCTAGAGTCAACTGCCCTGAAAAAGTC ATCATCTGTTTGGATCTATCAGAAGAGATGTCACTGCAGAAGCTGGAATCCTTCAATGG ATCCAAGACCAATGCCCTCAATATCTCCCAGAAGATGATTGAGATGTTTGTGAGAACGAAGCATAAAATAGATAAAAGGCATGAGTTTGCCTTGGTGGTGGTCAATGATGATGCTTTATGG TTGTCAGGTTTCACATCTGACCCACGGGAGCTATGCAGCTGTTTGTATGACCTAGAAACAAATGTCTGTGAATCCTTCA ACTTGGAAGATCTTCTCAATgtaat ACTTCAGAAGATTGAGCTTCCACTGATGGACAATGTTCAGACGATTCCACCTCCTTTTGTGGTTCGCACTCTTCTCATCTACAGCCGTCATGCAGGCCAGCTACAGTTCAACCCGTCAGATGCCGTCAGC aAAATGTTGCGCTCTCCTTATTTTTTCTTTGATGTCATTTACCTCCATAATGGAACAGATGAGCAAGTGGATGACAACAGCTGGAGG GATATATATGCATCATTCTCTAATTTGGACTCTAAAGGGATGTGTTACCGCTTCGAAGTGTCGCTGTGCAGCCCTGCTATCGAGCTTTACAACTGCATGGCTAAACTTCTGTGCCATCCACTGCAGAGACCCTTCCAAAGTCATGCCTCCTACAGCCTGCTAGAGGGCGATGATGCACAAGAGATCGAGGCAACGGTTTAG
- the ushbp1 gene encoding colorectal mutant cancer protein isoform X1 has product MTEKADSLASADSELAQCEAEVGTLLRIIAELNTKMGALQIPRDPKDCEKQEQVCKASPPAPPAAPSPPQLSPMVHTGGTPSVESMSVIEQAQQCKGGSGEPWTELQQVMSSLESSASRGRTLVIPQIHQDGKTQAEHITAARESWVQATQVLEEMERELGISYPSELPPEERQAYQKDVLLLDKLNRDLSASLKSRQEELKSAEGAILEMEDEKKRLREKLEELKRKWLIGSSSSPPRSPSLSSSRTPSPCWSSPVFPGSPLLSRRMSVSPPTSPSLLTCAQPTSTVMETETDRLQRCLERLKARNERLTAALDRRKSEQEQVSMALSRHEADCSALNMALAYCEECEEAYSELLSLYEARKQQTAALAAASSPEKPECLITAEEESPSSPVETAESDQTSVSAEQFEDKTGVVRQRIARLKQDRAAVCIPEQMRTGEGKLSPDTGTLAGGRHNSSASSNNPKGEKAALLYELVTVREEMSELRGLIRLKEKERRSLEFSLMAHRCQDSAGAAIAESLREELEDRRADQQRMDEIRGKLASGGGIPGPRNHAIMRDVRAALLREQTMKRRVASLRESLDSTLLDCTTQRRVHKEEVARLTLCHNKAMSVYRNTRKKQHEQLWRLERQITAMTERHAAQLAELKGTLEALEWKKEETVL; this is encoded by the exons ATGACAGAG AAAGCTGACAGTCTGGCATCTGCTGACTCTGAGCTGGCCCAGTGCGAGGCAGAGGTGGGGACGTTGCTCAGGATTATAGCTGAGCTCAATACGAAGATGGGTGCCTTGCAAATACCTCG AGATCCAAAAGACTGTGAAAAACAGGAGCAGGTCTGCAAAGCCAGTCCACCGGCACCACCAGCAGCACCATCACCACCACAGCTCAGCCCCATGGTGCACACTGGTGGCACACCATCTGTGGAGTCCATGTCAGTGATAGAGCAAGCCCAGCAATGTAAAG GTGGCAGTGGAGAGCCATGGACAGAGCTCCAGCAAGTTATGTCCAGTCTGGAGTCTTCAGCCAGCAGGGGGAGAACACTGGTCATTCCCCAGATTCACCAGGATGGAAAAACCCAGGCAGAGCATATTACTGCAGCCCGTGAGAGCTGGGTTCAGGCCACACAA GTGTTGGAGGAAATGGAGAGGGAGCTAGGAATCTCATATCCATCTGAATTACCTCCTGAGGAGCGTCAAGCCTATCAAAAAGATGTTCTCTTACTGGATAAGCTCAACCGAGACCTTAGTGCAAGCCTGAAGAGTCGTCAAGAGGAGCTGAAGAGTGCAGAGGGAGCCATTTTGGAGATGGAGGACGAGAAGAAACGGCTTCGAGAAAAG CTGGAAGAGCTGAAAAGGAAATGGCTGATTGGGTCCAGTTCCTCTCCGCCCAGAAGTCCATCTTTGTCCTCTAGTAGGACCCCGAGTCCCTGCTGGTCCTCTCCTGTGTTTCCTGGGTCTCCTCTGCTGTCTCGCAGGATGTCTGTCTCACCTCCCACTTCCCCCTCCCTGCTAACCTGTGCTCAACCCACCAGCACTGTGATGGAGACAGAAACTGATCGGCTCCAGAG GTGTCTGGAGAGGCTGAAAGCGAGGAACGAGCGGCTGACTGCGGCTCTTGACAGACGGAAGAGTGAACAGGAACAAGTCAGCATGGCTCTCAGCCGCCACGAGGCAGACTGCTCTGCTCTGAACATGGCCCTGGCTTACTG tgaagagtgtgaagaggcCTACAGTGAGCTATTGTCCCTGTATGAAGCCAGGAAACAACAGACTGCTGCGTTGGCAG CAGCTTCTTCCCCAGAAAAGCCTGAGTGTTTGATTACTGCTGAAGAAGAGTCGCCCAGTTCACCAGTGGAAACTGCAGAGTCTGACCAGACCAG TGTTTCTGCAGAGCAGTTTGAAGATAAAACTGGCGTGGTTCGGCAGAGGATTGCGAGGCTGAAGCAGGACAGGGCAGCAGTGTGTATCCCAGAGCAGATGAGGACAGGAGAAGGGAAGCTAAGCCCTGACACAGGCACACTGGCTGGGGGCAGGCACAACAGCAGTGCCTCCTCAAATAACCCCAAAggagagaaagctgcgctgctgTATGAGCTCGTCACTGTCAGG GAGGAGATGTCAGAGCTGCGGGGGCTCATCAGACTGAAGGAGAAGGAGAGACGCAGTCTGGAGTTCTCTTTGATGGCCCATAGGTGTCAGGACTCTGCAGGGGCAGCGATTGCAGAAAGCCTGCGGGAGGAGCTGGAGGACAGGAGAGCAGACCAGCAG agGATGGACGAGATTCGAGGTAAGCTGGCAAGCGGAGGGGGAATTCCTGGGCCACGGAATCACGCCATCATGAGAGATGTccgagcagcactgctgag GGAGCAGACAATGAAGAGAAGAGTGGCGTCTTTACGAGAATCTCTGGACTCCACCCTCTTAGACTGCACCACCCAGAGGAGAGTTCATAAGGAGGAAGTGGCCCGCCTAACTCTCTGTCACAA TAAAGCCATGAGTGTGTACAGGAACACACGCAAGAAGCAACACGAGCAGTTGTGGAGGCTAGAGCGACAAATTACGGCCATGACAGAGCGTCACGCTGCCCAACTGGCTGAACTAAAAGGCACACTGGAGGCACTGGAGTGGAAGAAGGAGGAAACTGTGCTCTGA